One Gaiellales bacterium genomic window, GCCGGCGCGATCACGCCCTTCGTCGGGTGACGCCAGCGCAGCAGCGCCTCGACGCCCGACACGCGCATGCTGTCGAGCCGCACGACCGGCTGGTAGGCCAGCTCGAACTGATCCGAGTCGATGGCGCGCTGGAGGTCGGCGCGCAGTTCCAGCCGCTCGAGCGCCTCGGCGTGCATGGACTCCTCGAACACGCGGTACCCACCCTTGCCGTCGCGCTTGGCGATGTACATCGCCACGTCGGCGTTGCGCAGCAGCTCGGCGGGCGTCGCATGCTGGCCCCCGCGGGAGATCGCGATGCCGATGCTGGTGCGGACGAACACCTCGTTGTCGTCGAGCTGGATCGGCTGGCGGAACGCCTCGAGGATCCGCTCTGCGACCTCGGTCGCGTCCTCGTCGCCTTCGATCCGCTCCAGCAGCACCGCAAACTCGTCGCCGCCGAAGCGGGCGGCCGTGTCCTCGGGGCGCACGGTGGCCGCGAGGCGGCGGGCGACCTCGACCAGCACCTCGTCGCCGGCGCCGTGGCCGAGGCTGTCGTTGATCGTCTTGAAGTCGTCGAGGTCACCGAAGACGACGGCGATCCCGCCGTTCTGCGATGCCGCCCGGGCGAGCGCATGTTCCACGCGGTCGGCGAAGAGGGCGCGGTTCGCGAGCATGGTGAGCGAATCGTGGAACGCCTGGTGGGCGAGCTGCTCCTCGAACGCCTTGCGCTCGCTGACGTCACGGCTGTTCAGCACGATGCCGCGAACGTGCTCGTCGTCCACCAGGTTGGTGTGGAGCACCTCGAACTGGAGCCAGCGGCCGTCGCTGTGGCGCAGCCGGCACTCGATCGCCTCTGGGCCGCCGTCGCCCTGACGCCCGGCCTTCGACAGCACCGCGAGCAGGTGGGCCCGCTCCTCGTCCGGGAGCAGGTCATCGAACCGGCTGCCGACGATCTCGGCCGTCGAGTAGCCGAGCACGCGCTCGATCGAGGGGCTCTGGTAGAGCACCATGCCGTCCGCGGCGACGACCGTGATCAGGTCGCTCGACCGCGCCACGAGGGAGCTGAAGCGCGCCTCGCTCTCACGGCGGTGGAGGTCCTCCGTGAGCGCCGTGCTCTCGAGCGCCAGCGACACGCTGGTCGCGAGCGACTGCAGCGACGCCTGCTGGCTCGGCGACAGGCTGGACGGGCCGGCGGCGAGCAGGACGCCGCGCGGCTCGTCGCGCACTTCGAGCGGCAGCACGTGCGTGTTCTTCGGCGTCTCGGAGAGCATCAGCTCCTGGTACACGTCGTCCGGCAGGCCGGCGGAGCCGGGCAGAGACGCGGCCAGCAGGAGCCGCTGGGTGGTCGGCCGCGACAGCACCGTGCCGCCGTTCAGCGCCACGCCGATCAGCTCCAGCTGCTCGCCCTGCAGCAGGCAGAGCCGCGCCGAGTAGCCGGCGCCCGCGAGCGTCCGCGTGGCCGAGAGTGCCGCGGCGCCGATGTCCGCCCGTCCGGTGGCGCCGACCAGCGCCACGCCCGCCTCGCGCAGTGCGCGCTCACGCTCCACCGAGTGCGTCTGCTGGCGGACCAGCACGGCCATGCGGGCGACGACCAGCAGGAACAGCCCGACGGACGCGAGGATCAGCACGATCACGTCGACGCCGGCGTCCCGGCCCCCGACGACCACCTGGAGCAGCGGCGCGATCAGCGACGCCACCGTCAGCGTTGCGAGCCGCGCCCACGAGAGCTGCATCTCCTTTTCGGGCACCGGCTCCTCGAGGCTGCGCATGGACGGGTGCAACGCGGCCGCACCCCAGAGCAGGTAGTACGACATCCAGCCGATGTCGAGCCACAGCGAGCCGTCGTACGGGCCGCTGTTCAGCATCAGCCCGTAGATGAAATCGGTCACGAGCAGCGTCGTGATGCTGCCGAAGAGCAGGTAGAACGCGGGCTGGCGCTTGCCGGTGTCGACCGCGAGCCGCAGCGCGAAGGCGAGCAGCAGGATGTCCGCGACCGGGTACGCGACCGCCACCATCTGCTGCAGCGTCGTCTGCGTGTCGTCCTGGATGACCGGCGAGATCAGCTTCAGCCAGGAGATCAGCCCGAGGCCGATGGTCAGGATCAGCGAGTCGATCAGCGACGCCATCTCGCCCGACGCGTTGCGCCGGCGCGCGAGGATGACGATGCCGGCGAACAGCAACGGGTAGAGCGACAGGTAGATGGCGTCGCCCGGTGAGGGGAAGGGCACCTCACCGCCGAAGACGCGCGGGTAGATGTACGTGTAGGCGTCGCCGAGGGCGAACATGAACTGCCCGATCGCGAACAGGTACCAGGCCCAGTACGCGGCCGGCCGGTGCAGATAGGCGCCCACCATGATCACGGACGCGCAGGAGAAGCCGAGCGCGGGAACGACGAAGCCGTTGCCCTCGATCGGCGGCACGAAGGCATAGAGCGGGAACACCACGGCGGCGGCGGCGGCCGGGTACCACGCCCACAGCGGCCACTGGCGAAGCCGCGCCGTCATGCAGCGCGCTCCGCGATCTGCGCGCGCGCCTGGAGCAGGCCCTGCGCGGCGAGGTCGTCCAGCGCGAGGATCAGCCGGTCGATCTCTGCGTCGGTGTTCGCGGCCGTCACCTGCACCCGGAACCCGACCTCGTCGCGGGGGACGAGCGGGTAGGCCGCGAGCGTCACGTAGATGCCGCGGTCGAACAGCATCCGCCCGACCTCGGCGATGCGCTCGTGGTCTGCGAGCGGCACTTCCACGATCGGAAGGCCCGAGCGGTTGGGCGTGTAGACGCCCGCGTCCTCGAGGCAGCCGAGCACGCGGGCGGTCTTCGCGGCGATCTGTGCGCGCAGCTGATCGCCCCGGCGCTCGTTCACGTCCAGGCCGGTCAGGACGGTGGCCAGCGAGGCGACCGGCGAGGGGCCGGAGTAGAGGTACGGCGGCGCGGCGACCTTGAGCATCGTCTTGACCTCCGTCGGGCAGGCGATGAAGGCGAGCAGCGACGAATAGGCCTTCGAGAACCCGCCGACAAGGATCAGGTTGTCGTAGCTCTCGCCGACGTGCCGCACCAGGCTGTTGCCGCGAGCGCCGTACCTGCAGAGCTCGTCCGGGCGGCGCTCGCCGATGAGGCCGAAGCCGTGCGCGTCGTCCACGTAGAGCAGCGCGTCGTGCGCGCGCGCGACGCGCGCGAAGGCGGCCAGATCGGGGGCGTTGCCGGTCATGCTGTTGACGCCGTCCATGCAGACGATGCGCGGCTGCACGGTGTTCTGCGAGAGCAGCGTGTCGAGGTCGTCAGGATCCTCGAACCGGAAGCGCTTGACGGTGGCGCCGTGGCTGCGGGCCACATGGCAGCCGTCGTAGATGGTCTTGTGCGCCCGGCTGTCGAGGAAGATGGTTCCCGACCCGGCCAGCACCGGGATCACCGAGGTGTGGATGTGGGTGATCGTCGGCAGCACCAGCGAGTCCTCGGATCCGAGTAGCGCCGTGAGCCGCTCCTCGATCTGCTCGTAGAGCACGGGCGAGCCGAGCAGGCGCGACCAGCTCGGATGCGTGCCCCACGCGTCCAGGTAGGCGGGCACGGCGTCGATGATCTCGCGGTCGAGATCGAACCCGAGGTAGTTGCACGACGCGAAGTCGGCCAGCCAGTGGTCGCCGATGCGGATCATGCGGCCGTCGATCTCGTCGATCACGGCGTCGAGCATCGGGTGGGTGTCCTTCAGCGCGGCGAGGTCCGCGACCGTATCCAGCCATCGGTCGATCCAGCGCGCTCCGGGGGAGGCGGCTGCGGACGCGCGCGCGGGCACGCGGCGTGGGGTGGGCCGATCCATCTCACCAAGGCATCGGCCGCGACGGGGGATGCCTTGAGCACCGGATCGACGCCATCCGGTGGGCGGTTCGGCGGCATGCGCCGACCCCCGGCCGCGCTGTCGCAGCCGAGGGTCGGGACGAGCGGTCAGGCGTGCGCGGTGGCCGTCTCGGTCGCGCGGCCGTTGGCCGATGAGACGGCGCCGGGCGGCACCACGAGCACCGGGCAATGGGCCAGGTGAAGCAGCCGCTGCGTGACGCTGCCGAGCAGCAGCCCGGCCACCTGTCCGCGGCCGCGCGTCCCCATCACAATCGCGTCGGCGGACGTCTGGCGCGCCGCCTCTGCGAGCACGTGCGCGGGGCCGCCCGCCGCAGAGGTCGCGACGTCGAGGGTGACGTTGACGCCGGCCTTCGCCAGCTCGTCGACGGTGCCGCGGACGCCCGCGAGAACCTCGTCCTCGTTCGCGTTGAGCGTCTGGCCGCCGGCGCGGCCCATCAGCAGCTCGCGCACGTGCAGGGCCTTGATCGTGCCGCTGTCGCCGACCAGCTCACGCGCGTAGGG contains:
- a CDS encoding pyridoxal phosphate-dependent aminotransferase family protein, yielding MDRPTPRRVPARASAAASPGARWIDRWLDTVADLAALKDTHPMLDAVIDEIDGRMIRIGDHWLADFASCNYLGFDLDREIIDAVPAYLDAWGTHPSWSRLLGSPVLYEQIEERLTALLGSEDSLVLPTITHIHTSVIPVLAGSGTIFLDSRAHKTIYDGCHVARSHGATVKRFRFEDPDDLDTLLSQNTVQPRIVCMDGVNSMTGNAPDLAAFARVARAHDALLYVDDAHGFGLIGERRPDELCRYGARGNSLVRHVGESYDNLILVGGFSKAYSSLLAFIACPTEVKTMLKVAAPPYLYSGPSPVASLATVLTGLDVNERRGDQLRAQIAAKTARVLGCLEDAGVYTPNRSGLPIVEVPLADHERIAEVGRMLFDRGIYVTLAAYPLVPRDEVGFRVQVTAANTDAEIDRLILALDDLAAQGLLQARAQIAERAA
- a CDS encoding EAL domain-containing protein, coding for MTARLRQWPLWAWYPAAAAAVVFPLYAFVPPIEGNGFVVPALGFSCASVIMVGAYLHRPAAYWAWYLFAIGQFMFALGDAYTYIYPRVFGGEVPFPSPGDAIYLSLYPLLFAGIVILARRRNASGEMASLIDSLILTIGLGLISWLKLISPVIQDDTQTTLQQMVAVAYPVADILLLAFALRLAVDTGKRQPAFYLLFGSITTLLVTDFIYGLMLNSGPYDGSLWLDIGWMSYYLLWGAAALHPSMRSLEEPVPEKEMQLSWARLATLTVASLIAPLLQVVVGGRDAGVDVIVLILASVGLFLLVVARMAVLVRQQTHSVERERALREAGVALVGATGRADIGAAALSATRTLAGAGYSARLCLLQGEQLELIGVALNGGTVLSRPTTQRLLLAASLPGSAGLPDDVYQELMLSETPKNTHVLPLEVRDEPRGVLLAAGPSSLSPSQQASLQSLATSVSLALESTALTEDLHRRESEARFSSLVARSSDLITVVAADGMVLYQSPSIERVLGYSTAEIVGSRFDDLLPDEERAHLLAVLSKAGRQGDGGPEAIECRLRHSDGRWLQFEVLHTNLVDDEHVRGIVLNSRDVSERKAFEEQLAHQAFHDSLTMLANRALFADRVEHALARAASQNGGIAVVFGDLDDFKTINDSLGHGAGDEVLVEVARRLAATVRPEDTAARFGGDEFAVLLERIEGDEDATEVAERILEAFRQPIQLDDNEVFVRTSIGIAISRGGQHATPAELLRNADVAMYIAKRDGKGGYRVFEESMHAEALERLELRADLQRAIDSDQFELAYQPVVRLDSMRVSGVEALLRWRHPTKGVIAPAQFIPAAEDMGLIVPIGRWVLREAFAQAVRLQEEFPSTPALTMAVNLSPRQLNQGDIVGDVRRAIRDSGVDPSTLVLEITESLMMADADLAIQRLEEMKALGVRLAMDDFGTGYSSLSYLSKFPVDILKMDRSFLEAESDADSGLAAAVVALGATLDMQVVAEGIELTTQMSSLRELGCELGQGFLFARPMTFESVADYLRDARAGSSVLRLPSAEGEEDETEARSDAA
- a CDS encoding universal stress protein produces the protein MFNTVVLALDGSPESLAAVPYARELVGDSGTIKALHVRELLMGRAGGQTLNANEDEVLAGVRGTVDELAKAGVNVTLDVATSAAGGPAHVLAEAARQTSADAIVMGTRGRGQVAGLLLGSVTQRLLHLAHCPVLVVPPGAVSSANGRATETATAHA